In Gemmatimonadota bacterium, a single window of DNA contains:
- the pdxH gene encoding pyridoxamine 5'-phosphate oxidase translates to MSLADLRREYTLASLDLTEVDPDPIVQFMRWFDEARRAEILEPNAMTLATVDADGRPSARVVLLKEVTPLGFVFFTDYRSRKGRDMEANPRAGLCFFWKEIERQVRIGGTVERLAVEESAAYFGSRPLGSRIGAWASVQSAVIPGRDWLEAEVERVRASYPDGDVPLPPHWGGYRVIPDELEFWQGRESRLHDRVRYLPNGSAWRVDRLSP, encoded by the coding sequence ATGAGCCTCGCTGACCTGCGCCGCGAGTACACCCTCGCCTCCCTCGACCTCACCGAAGTCGATCCCGACCCGATCGTCCAGTTCATGCGCTGGTTCGACGAGGCCCGCCGAGCCGAGATCCTCGAGCCTAACGCGATGACGCTGGCGACCGTCGACGCCGACGGGCGTCCGTCGGCGCGCGTGGTCCTCCTCAAGGAGGTCACGCCGCTCGGCTTCGTCTTCTTCACCGACTACCGCTCGCGCAAGGGGCGCGACATGGAGGCCAACCCGCGCGCCGGGCTGTGCTTCTTCTGGAAGGAAATCGAGCGCCAGGTCCGCATCGGTGGCACGGTGGAGCGGTTGGCCGTGGAGGAGTCGGCGGCGTATTTCGGCAGCCGACCGTTGGGGAGCCGGATCGGGGCGTGGGCCTCGGTGCAGAGCGCCGTGATCCCGGGGCGCGACTGGCTGGAGGCGGAGGTCGAGCGGGTGCGTGCGAGCTATCCCGACGGCGACGTCCCGCTCCCACCGCACTGGGGTGGCTATCGCGTCATCCCGGACGAGTTGGAGTTCTGGCAGGGACGCGAGAGCCGCCTGCACGACCGCGTGCGCTACCTGCCGAACGGCTCGGCCTGGCGCGTGGACCGCCTGTCGCCCTGA